GCCCCACTCTGCCATGCAGTTGAGCATCATCATCTTTGCCATGGGAACCAGCATGCACCTGGTGGGTGACTCCGTCACCCAGCGCCTCATCCTCAGCGGGTACCAGCTGCACCTGCCCCTGCGGGAGAACCCCGTCATCCAGAACGTCACGCCCACAACCCTGGTACCGCAGAACCTTGTGTCTGTCATCACGCCCAAAACCCTGGTACCGCAGAACCTTGTGTCTGTCATCACGCCCACAACCCTGGTACCGCAGAACCTTGTGTCTGTCATCACGCCCACAACCCTGGTACAGCAGAACCTTGTGTCTGTCATCACGCCCACAACCCTGGTACCGCAGAACCTTGTGTCTGTCATCACGCCCACAACCCTGGTACCGCAGAACCTTGTGTCTGTCATCACGCCCAAAACCCATCGCGCCCACAACCCTGGTACCGCAGAACCTTGTGTCTGTCATCGCGCCCAAAACCCTGGTACCGCAGAACCTTGTGTCTGTCATCGCGCCCAAAACCCTGGTACCGCAGAACCTTGTGTCTGTCATCACGGCCACAACCTTGGCACCGCAGAACCTTGTGTCTGTCATCACGGCCACAACCTTGGCACCGCAGAACCTTGTGTCTGTCATCACGGCCACAACCCTGGTACCGCAGAACCTTGTGTCTGTCATCACGCCCAAAACCCTGGTACCGCAGAACCTTGTGTCTGTCATCACGCCCAAAACCCTGGTACCGCAGAACCTTGTGTCTGTCATCACGCCCACAACCTTGGTACTGCAGAACCTTGTGTCTGTCATCACGCCCACAACCTTGGTACAGCAGAACCTTGTGTCTGTCATCACGCCCAAAACACTGGTACCACAGAACCAAGCCCACCCCCAACCCTCTGCCCTGGACTGGACTGAAGTGACCTggaagtgttttgtgtgttttgtgtgtttcagattTCCTCTTTTGAACTTGTGTCTTACTATGACGAGGGTCTTGGTCATGTCATGTGGTACGTGATACCCAAGGTTCTGCAGTGCATACTTTGTGATCTATTTAGAATTCAAACTTGCTCGGTTTCAGTAACCGctcgtcctcttcctcaggggagtccccttcctcctcatcctcttcctctacttCACCGGCTGCTTCACACACAGCAAGGAGGACAGAAGCATGCCATTCTCAGCCTGGCTCCTATTGGGTCCTAGTGCCCTCCTTTACTGGTCAGTCCATTTGCTGTAGTTTGAACTGCAGAACAGCTTCGTCCATTatcatatattatattatatattatatagagGAGACATCCAGAGACAGGATATGTAGTTTGAACTGCAGAATAGCATCACTCATTATATTTACAAATTGACCCAGAGACAGGATATGTTGACCTAGAAACATTTGTTAAATATATTAGATTATTAAGAGTAGTGGTTACGCTACTGTACTTTATGGGAAACTGTGTTTATGTAACAAATGAAGTGGTATCTGTGCGTGTTAGCAGATAACACGCACAGAtaactcttgaatttccccttgaggatcaataaagtatctatctatctatctatctatctatctaattgtTACAAGGTGCATCTCTAAATCTCCTTCAAATTGGAAAATTACACGAAATGGGGGTTTTGCTTCCTGGGTACAAGCTTACCTTTTCCCAGACTCGCAAGTCTTTCAGTGGATTTTATCTTGTAAAATGAGCTTCTTTTTCAGACTTGGACAGTGGTAGTAACAGAGATTTAGACAGGtttgtgaacaatatttgagagaaataGGCCTTTGGTGTATAGAGAAAGTCTTAGAtctttgagttcagctcatGATAAATGtgagcaaaaacaaaagtgaTGCGTTCATAATTTAGTTCAATGTAAATTCTGAATATTTCGATTAAAAATTCTGTTTAATgaattttgttttcattactGGGCTGCTGTCCAAACTGTTCACATGGCAGTCAAGGGACTTGAGAATAACACTCAGGCTGTTCTCCTGCTGTTGTACCTGAGAATAACACTCAGGCTGTTCTCCTGCTGTCCCCAGGTACGTGATAACGGAGGGGCAGATCTTTATTCTCTTCACCTTCACTCTGTTCGCCATGGCGTCCATGGTGGTCCAGCAGAGGCCCAGGGGCCTGGGCCTCAACAGCAACGGGCTGTTCCTGCTGTCCAGCTTCTCCTCGGCTATGGGCCTGGTGGTGCTGTGGGCCGCCGTGCTCTGGCGCGACCCTGTCCTGCGCAAGAGATACCCTGGGGTCATGTACGTGCCCAGACCAGGGGCCTTTTACACACTCCacttcctcaacacacactccacgtcctaaacacacactccacttcctcaacacacactccacgtcctaaacacacactccacgtcctgaacacacacttactacGACCCTGTCCTGCGCAAGAGATACCCTGGGGTCATGTATGTGCCCAGACCAGGGGCCTTCTACACACTCCacttcctcaacacacactccacgtcCTAAACACACTCCACgtcctaaacacacacttactaaacacacactccacatcctaaacacacactccacgtcctaaacacacacttcctgaacacacactccacatcctaaacacacaccagtCTACACACTCCACTTCCTGAACGCACACTCCACTtcctaaacacacaccagcctacACACTCCACgtcctaaacacacacttactaaacacacactccacgtcctgaacacacactccacgtcctgaacacacacttactaaacacacactccacgtcctgaacacacactccacgtcctgaacacacacttactaaacacacactccacgtcctaaacacacacttactaaacacacactccacgtcctgaacacacacttactaaacacacactccacgtcctaaacacacacttactaaacacacactccacttcctaaacacacaccagcctacACACTCCAcgtcctaaacacacactccacgtcctaaacacacactccacttcctaaacacacacttcctaaacacacactccacgtcCTTAACTCACACCAGCCTACACACTCCAcgtcctaaacacacactccacttcctaaacacacacttactaaacacactccacttcctgaacacacaccagcatacacacacacacacaccacaggggcATCAGAGAAAGGGGTGCTGGAGGCTGGAGGACTGTCAGTCAGGAGCCTCTGCAGTCTTCAGTGTCAATTTCATGACCACAGTACATGCCCACAATGACCCATAATGACCCACAATGACCCAAAGCCCATAACGACAGGGCAGCTCCTCCCCCTGAAAATGTTTTGAGATtgtcagagtgagtgagagtgtgtgtgtgtgtgtgtgtgccctttgaATGATTTTGGGGCCCTTGTACCCTCTGCACACTTCTGTGCTGCATCATGGACCTGCATTATCGATCCTCCTGTGACCTTGAGCTCTTCCGTGCTGTTCCATTACGATCCTGCTATGACCCTGAACTCTTCCGATCCTCCTGTGACCTTGAGCTCTTCCGTGCTGTTCCATTACGATCCTCCTGTGACCTTGAGCTCTTCCGTGCTGTTCCATTACGATCCTCCTGTGACCTTGAGCTCTTCCGTGCTGTTCCATTACGATCCTCCTGTGACCCTGAGCTCTTCCATGCTGTTTCATTACGATCCTCCTGTGACCTTGAGCTCTTCCGTGCTGTTCAGTGTGGGGCCCGACATTGCAGAATAAAATCCCAGATCCAGGGACAACTGGTAAGAAAATGGAGGGACTGTTGGAGAAAAATCCAAATTCAATGTTTTTGTGTGATGTGGAGGATATATTGGATTTTGTGAATAACTGTTAGAGCAAATTGTCCACTGATTTCAATGACATTGACATGGCACTGGTGAAAAAGGTCATTACTGGAATTTCAAAAACACTGACCTGTATTTGTAATTAATCATTTCAAACAGGCTCTTTTCCAGATGAAATGAAGCCAAAGTATTACCTCTGTTATATATATTTTCTgttcaaaaatatatataaaaaagtctCCAATAAAACTACTCGCTGAAAGTCAATGGTTTTCATTCAAATCAACAACACtgattttaaaaagcatttgaCACTATTAATCATGATATATTAATTCATAAACTGGAACGGTATGGCATCAGGGGAGTGGTGCTAGACTGGATCAAAAGTTATCTAAATAGGAGGCGTCAGTTTGTGAAGCTAGGGGATTGTTCTTCATGTTTGGACATTGCCTGTGGTGACCCCAGGAGTCAGTGGCCAcatttacatgatgtttttaattccgcattagtttattcagaattaaatatttcagaattaaaatattctccttcaagtttacatggaaataataattccgaattggcgtttacatggaacataggttaattccgctttattgtattccgctgaacgtctgggggtcgggaagggttccgattggacaggcagCTTATGAACGTAGACTaattaaggtctaccggaagaaaacaaactttagctggctagcgcttttttgtcatctcgggttaacgttacagcatggacaacaTAATGAAAACAGTTTTCGCAGTgattctgataataggcctactatttaaccagcagctcgagaatattgtcaagcttcacgtttgctagctgaggaggagaagagtggcggagaaggggggaagaagaagaagacggagccgaattagcaatgaaatgagcatgcgcttcttcttcctccttgtacgagcatgcaccaaacaaacggaataaactttgaatcggaataaaggtttacatgatcaaggagggagTTAATTCcactttaacatcggaataaaccaaccacttaattcggaattaagtttgattccgaataatcattttcaagctgaataagcgtttacatggtctcttttaaagcggaattaacttttattccgaattaacttggttttatacGGAATTAAAGCtatcatgtaaacgcagcaagtgTTGGGGCCAAATGTTTATTCTATATATCAATGATATATGTCAAGTTTCTGAGATGTTGAAATTAGTGCTTTTTGCTGATAGAAATATTTCCTGTTTAGGAAATGATTTAACACAACTACAAGATGACATGAAAGAAATGACTGAATTAAATGTATGATTTGACTATAACAAACTGTCCTTAAACTTGGCCAGACAAAATTCATGCTGTTTGGAAATTGTAAATGGGAtgggtagcctacatatttTAGTTGATAGGTTGGACATTGAAAGAGTTTGTGAAATAAAATTCATTGGAGTCACAATGATCAAATTAATTGAACACCACATATTAACACACAACAAttatgagaggtttcagtatttCAATTTGTGGGGTAAGCCTATTATATGGAACGGTTTGAATATGGAGTATCAAAACTTGTATTTGGACGTATGCACttgtatgtgtaggcctatatgtgggCATTCAATGTATTTTGTGTTCTGTATACTCCACCGTTAGAAAAAGAGGGAATgatgactgtttttctaaagatacaaagcttaatgttaatcggtgaagtgtccctttaactacATAATCAATCGAGACTGCGAAGGCATTTACGCATCTCATCAAACCACAGATGTCAGATGTTTTCAGCAGTAGGATGGGTAGGCTAGTAATACACCTACATTTGGCCTACAACATTCAcaaagtgtaggctacagcagcCTTATGAAAGAAAGGACATAATGATTGAACTGTAggctatagtaggcctacacaacgaCACTCTGCAGAGCAGTTTCTGCTGAGCAATTTACTTCGAGTTGCTTGTGTCATCTCACACCACTGGCTGCTTTTCAGTTGGCAATTTGAGCTCTGATGGTGGCATCTGACAGCCGTCGGATCCCCACTGGGATTTTAGATCCGTGCACCAGCGGACACGTGATAGCCTCCTTGGTGTCACGTTTGCATCGCTCATGGTGACGGCATCCCGTTATCAGTTACTGAACCTTACATTCGGCGGATCATGTAGGCTTCGCTTCTCCCTAGTCTG
This sequence is a window from Sardina pilchardus chromosome 10, fSarPil1.1, whole genome shotgun sequence. Protein-coding genes within it:
- the LOC134093490 gene encoding ceroid-lipofuscinosis neuronal protein 6-like codes for the protein MPTNSQRCEKVRPQDVCPQEVLMAQGKGCHGTARTRAHAGAVSRLGFPDVSLRNSPFHSDLWLFFTVLNWLLYCGRALVIIMCPVEWCPLNRPSPADYIHLASNLCTALLLLKITQQSPKTLPHSAMQLSIIIFAMGTSMHLVGDSVTQRLILSGYQLHLPLRENPVIQNVTPTTLISSFELVSYYDEGLGHVMWGVPFLLILFLYFTGCFTHSKEDRSMPFSAWLLLGPSALLYWYVITEGQIFILFTFTLFAMASMVVQQRPRGLGLNSNGLFLLSSFSSAMGLVVLWAAVLWRDPVLRKRYPGVMYVPRPGAFYTLHFLNTHSTVGPDIAE